Below is a genomic region from Mycolicibacter hiberniae.
ACCGTCCGGCGGCCTCCGGGTCGGGCTTTGCGGCCCGACCCGCCCGAAACGAAACCCCCCGGCGGTGCTCCGTTCGCGGGAGCTGCCCGGGGGGTGTCGTCGAATCCAGTGGCTTAGATGGAGCGGACGCCCGTGGCCTGGGGGCCCTTAGGGCTCTGTCCGACCTCGAACTCCACCCGCTGGTTTTCCTCGAGGGTGCGAAAGCCGGACCCTTGGATTTCCGTGTAGTGGACAAAGACGTCCGCCGACCCGTCCTCGGGCGCGATGAAGCCGAAGCCCTTCTCTGCGTTGAACCACTTCACAGTTCCCTGTGGCATTTGTCGATCTTTCCTTACTCTTCTTGCCCGGTGCAGTGCACACCGTTGTTCGG
It encodes:
- a CDS encoding cold-shock protein — protein: MPQGTVKWFNAEKGFGFIAPEDGSADVFVHYTEIQGSGFRTLEENQRVEFEVGQSPKGPQATGVRSI